A stretch of the Photobacterium sp. CCB-ST2H9 genome encodes the following:
- a CDS encoding carboxyl transferase domain-containing protein, producing the protein MSKLISTLDLKSEEANVNFDNYNAILAGFYEAQSEALAYDIPSRAKQKSRGKLSPRERIAQLIDAGTTFFEVGQIAGYMVYDQPLPSAAIVTGVGVINGRKCAIFANDSAVKGGTYYPVTLKKHLRMQHIARKHKLPCIYLVDSGGVFLPLQDDLFPGEHHFGKIFKNIAEMSSLGIAQISAVLGSCTAGGAYIPAMCDETIITKENGTIFLGGPQLVKAATGVEVDAQSLGGAHLHTEVSGVADHFAEDETHALHLVRDLVSRCHHNEPDCGPDIEPRDSAYSLEEIPYLISRDPKKPILAREILARLLDGSELIEYKANFGKSIICGTGHIGGYAAGIIINDGVLFSESAIKATNFMAICAKRNLPIIFIHNINGFMVGKEYEAGGIAKHGAKMVNAISCLRVPTISLVIGGSYGAGNLAMCGRTMEPDFMAMWPNAKTSVVGGVQAAKVMLMMEQEKRQRMGEEMDESAQQRFMQPIIDTYERQGSALYVGARMNADAVISPAQTREWLAICLSLSKQQDVEDTHFGIFRM; encoded by the coding sequence ATGTCTAAACTAATTTCCACACTGGACCTCAAGTCTGAAGAAGCAAACGTCAACTTTGACAATTACAACGCCATTTTAGCGGGTTTTTACGAAGCCCAAAGTGAAGCGCTCGCTTATGATATTCCCAGCCGCGCCAAGCAAAAATCCCGGGGAAAGCTCTCTCCCCGTGAGCGTATCGCCCAGTTAATTGATGCCGGTACGACGTTTTTTGAAGTGGGGCAAATCGCCGGATACATGGTTTACGATCAACCGCTTCCCAGCGCTGCGATTGTCACTGGCGTCGGAGTCATCAACGGTCGTAAATGCGCAATTTTTGCCAACGACTCTGCGGTGAAAGGCGGTACTTACTATCCGGTGACCTTGAAAAAACACCTGAGAATGCAGCATATCGCCCGAAAGCATAAATTGCCCTGCATCTATCTGGTTGACTCGGGAGGTGTTTTCCTGCCGCTTCAGGACGATTTGTTCCCGGGTGAACACCACTTTGGCAAAATCTTCAAAAACATTGCTGAGATGTCTAGCCTGGGCATCGCTCAAATCTCTGCCGTGCTGGGTTCCTGTACCGCAGGTGGGGCTTACATCCCAGCCATGTGCGATGAAACCATTATCACGAAAGAAAACGGGACGATCTTTCTCGGTGGTCCACAGCTCGTGAAAGCTGCAACCGGTGTCGAAGTCGATGCTCAATCCCTCGGCGGCGCGCATCTGCATACTGAAGTCAGCGGAGTCGCGGATCACTTTGCAGAAGACGAAACGCACGCACTCCACCTGGTCAGAGATCTCGTCAGCAGATGCCACCACAATGAGCCGGATTGCGGCCCGGACATTGAACCCCGTGACAGCGCGTATTCGCTCGAGGAAATCCCTTATCTCATCAGCCGGGATCCCAAAAAGCCGATTTTAGCCCGGGAAATTCTGGCAAGGCTACTGGATGGCAGCGAGCTCATCGAATACAAAGCCAATTTTGGTAAAAGCATCATTTGTGGCACCGGTCATATTGGTGGCTATGCTGCCGGCATCATTATCAATGACGGTGTGCTGTTCTCTGAAAGTGCCATCAAAGCCACGAACTTTATGGCCATCTGCGCCAAACGCAATTTACCCATTATTTTTATCCACAATATCAATGGGTTTATGGTCGGCAAAGAATATGAGGCCGGCGGCATTGCCAAGCACGGTGCTAAAATGGTCAACGCTATTTCTTGCCTGCGGGTGCCAACAATCAGCCTGGTGATCGGCGGCAGTTATGGTGCCGGTAATTTAGCGATGTGCGGGCGCACCATGGAGCCTGATTTTATGGCCATGTGGCCAAACGCGAAGACCTCGGTTGTCGGCGGGGTTCAAGCTGCAAAAGTGATGCTCATGATGGAACAAGAAAAGCGCCAGCGCATGGGTGAAGAGATGGATGAATCAGCACAACAGCGATTCATGCAACCCATTATCGATACGTACGAACGTCAAGGCTCGGCCCTCTATGTCGGTGCGAGAATGAACGCTGATGCCGTCATTTCACCAGCACAAACCCGGGAATGGCTGGCAATCTGTTTGTCTCTGAGTAAGCAACAGGATGTTGAAGACACTCACTTTGGTATATTTAGGATGTAA
- a CDS encoding aminotransferase class I/II-fold pyridoxal phosphate-dependent enzyme produces the protein MSFFDFKSLNNLTIKQQGMVMNKYTNIKKSIDISNGFWDVTNNNGLANIISENLGNGAHKTVPGQQRFINMSSYSYLGLDSHPKILEGAIQGIQSTGALNSSTSRIRVQYEILNQAESRLGELTNSDVFTLPSCAAAAAATLPLLASGALTNNVPPVMVFDKHAHFCLNYMKPICADETEIITINHNDIEALEDICKQHRQVAFVADSIYSTGGAAPIKALLELQDKYGLFLLIDEAHGLSTKGHNGVGMVLSETGELNEKTILIASLNKGFGASGGAVFFRKNPDNKVRNLLARYGGPITWSQRINTAGLGAIIASTELHLDGTINQLQNTLAAKVDLFDELVETQARGDGLPIRFVSLGDEQATIDIARGLLDSGFYTSAIFFPVIARGKAGLRIMLRSNMQDEEIRAFSLVLNQLKQKYGA, from the coding sequence TTGAGTTTTTTTGATTTTAAAAGCCTGAACAACCTGACAATAAAGCAACAAGGAATGGTTATGAATAAATATACAAATATAAAAAAGTCAATCGACATCAGTAATGGATTTTGGGATGTCACCAACAATAATGGGCTCGCTAATATCATCAGTGAAAATTTAGGTAACGGCGCTCACAAAACTGTTCCCGGCCAACAGCGTTTCATCAACATGTCGTCTTACTCCTATCTTGGACTGGATAGCCACCCGAAAATCCTCGAAGGTGCCATCCAGGGGATTCAGTCCACGGGCGCACTCAACTCTTCAACATCAAGAATCAGAGTGCAATACGAGATATTGAATCAAGCAGAATCCCGGTTAGGTGAGCTAACAAACTCAGATGTGTTCACTTTGCCCTCCTGTGCAGCGGCCGCGGCGGCAACACTTCCATTACTCGCATCAGGCGCACTCACCAACAACGTCCCGCCAGTCATGGTTTTTGATAAGCATGCTCACTTCTGCCTGAACTACATGAAGCCGATTTGTGCAGATGAAACGGAAATCATCACAATTAATCACAACGATATCGAGGCACTGGAAGATATCTGTAAACAGCACCGTCAAGTCGCATTTGTCGCAGATTCGATCTACAGCACTGGCGGAGCTGCCCCAATCAAAGCACTGCTCGAATTACAGGACAAATACGGTCTGTTTCTGCTGATTGATGAAGCCCACGGCCTGTCTACAAAAGGCCACAATGGCGTAGGCATGGTATTGAGTGAGACGGGTGAACTGAACGAGAAGACGATACTCATTGCCTCTCTGAATAAAGGATTCGGAGCCTCTGGCGGCGCCGTTTTCTTCCGCAAGAACCCAGACAATAAAGTGAGAAACTTACTGGCGAGATATGGCGGTCCAATCACCTGGTCCCAGCGCATCAACACGGCGGGTCTTGGCGCCATTATTGCCTCCACAGAACTTCACTTAGACGGCACGATCAATCAGTTACAAAACACATTAGCCGCCAAAGTCGATTTGTTTGATGAACTGGTCGAGACACAAGCACGTGGCGATGGCCTGCCGATTCGATTTGTCTCGCTGGGTGACGAACAAGCCACCATCGACATTGCCCGTGGCTTACTCGACTCAGGCTTCTATACATCTGCGATCTTTTTCCCGGTGATTGCACGCGGAAAAGCTGGCTTGAGAATTATGCTGCGCTCGAACATGCAGGATGAAGAGATCCGTGCGTTTTCACTGGTACTGAATCAGCTCAAGCAAAAATATGGGGCATAA
- a CDS encoding MFS transporter, whose product MLSQSNRIVILLSCTLVLMAQMATTLYLPALPQVAGELAISRHSAELSISLFVIGAALPVIYWGHAAEKYGRKRSLSMALIVFITASLVLYFTQSLESLLIARVIQGAGAGGAAIIARIIVRDYWHGDALTQKLSLLSMAFIAALGIGQFIGSLLTQYSDWRIGFLILSSIAAFSLLAITQLQLQGPAQSDQQKPKSSASYMQIVKDRGFLIPCTQGGLGFATIVTLQEVSPFIFDHDLQLSGQLFGFFGLAIGVTYFLGSLYVKRYVTKVGSQQLMNRGAYILLTGALLMLTIWLFSESIPGQILVGSYIALYLLIIFGQAVIFPNSMSLAASNSAHSGAHSIALCGFLQQSMAGVAAALAVGAGHSHSWTYWVAIMGVVIFTLGFTRKEQTACLN is encoded by the coding sequence ATGCTTAGTCAAAGTAACCGAATCGTCATACTGCTCTCTTGTACGTTAGTTTTAATGGCACAGATGGCCACCACCCTGTATTTACCGGCCTTACCCCAAGTCGCTGGTGAACTGGCGATCAGCCGTCACTCCGCTGAGTTGTCCATTTCACTCTTTGTGATTGGTGCAGCGCTGCCCGTGATTTACTGGGGGCATGCTGCAGAAAAATACGGCCGGAAACGTTCTCTCTCAATGGCGCTGATCGTATTCATTACGGCCAGTCTCGTTCTTTATTTTACCCAGTCTCTCGAAAGCTTACTGATTGCCAGGGTGATACAAGGGGCTGGGGCTGGCGGCGCTGCGATCATTGCCCGGATTATCGTGAGAGACTACTGGCATGGCGATGCGCTCACGCAAAAGCTGTCTTTATTATCGATGGCATTTATCGCTGCATTGGGCATCGGCCAGTTTATCGGCTCATTGCTCACCCAATACAGCGACTGGCGCATCGGATTTTTAATCTTGTCATCCATCGCTGCTTTTTCTTTGCTCGCCATCACTCAGCTGCAACTTCAAGGCCCAGCCCAAAGTGACCAGCAGAAGCCAAAATCCAGTGCGAGTTACATGCAGATTGTGAAGGACCGGGGCTTCCTCATCCCTTGTACCCAGGGGGGACTGGGTTTTGCCACGATTGTGACATTACAGGAAGTCAGCCCATTTATTTTCGATCATGACCTGCAACTCTCTGGTCAACTGTTTGGCTTCTTTGGCCTCGCGATTGGCGTGACTTACTTCCTGGGATCTCTGTATGTCAAACGCTATGTCACCAAAGTCGGCAGCCAACAGCTGATGAATCGAGGGGCATACATCCTTCTGACAGGCGCCCTGCTCATGCTGACGATCTGGCTGTTCAGTGAATCAATACCAGGCCAGATCCTTGTCGGTAGCTACATCGCTTTGTATCTGCTGATTATCTTTGGCCAGGCTGTGATTTTTCCGAACAGTATGTCTCTGGCGGCAAGCAATTCTGCTCACAGCGGCGCACACAGTATTGCCCTGTGTGGTTTCTTGCAGCAATCCATGGCAGGGGTTGCCGCAGCCTTGGCGGTTGGCGCAGGTCACAGCCACAGCTGGACGTATTGGGTCGCGATTATGGGGGTTGTCATTTTCACCCTGGGGTTCACAAGAAAAGAGCAAACAGCATGTCTAAACTAA